From Carassius auratus strain Wakin chromosome 22, ASM336829v1, whole genome shotgun sequence, a single genomic window includes:
- the mfsd8l1 gene encoding major facilitator superfamily domain-containing protein 8 → MDYRRKRRLTFFTIGLIFLLSGIEYAVILPTIWRYLQTLNAAPYFLGLSLSAFSFSGLLAGPLFGFWSDRTLATKKIILFANVFEIVGNFMYFMGYSKWLLLCSRLVAGIGTGAGSSIFGFLTRNTAPEDRSTVFAAVMACRQAGLLIGPAFNIFLRLCDFQIGPFTVNKYTSPGLFMCLLWILLQFVVLFMYWDFTPQEETRQRNGVEREEVEQEEEEGKPLVGPNELTGSYGTVTSVKSRTSSVANGDVTHVSPPPSPPPEEVSSSPFKNFSASREFIREEVVVLLAAQFITLFNQTALETMVTPLTQKFFNFGELENSIMYCLCGVEVIAGFLFVRWLSKRVAERVVLAVGLILCNISCVWCLIFLANPQGGFAWQLAEFIIGVFLQVLGLPFVAVAQVSLFSKITSEKTQGFSQGIRRSVGGLATILGPLWAGGLTFNLYVMLGLMMGLLALLTIMMVVSYERLVAPETVDRPTGTESED, encoded by the exons ATGGACTATAGACGCAAGAGGAGACTGACCTTCTTCACGATAGGACTGATCTTCTTACTGAGCGGGATCGAGTACG CTGTGATTTTGCCCACAATATGGCGGTATCTGCAGACGTTGAATGCAGCACCGTACTTTCTTGGTCTCAGCCTGTCAGCGTTCAGCTTCAGCGGGCTTCTCGCCGGTCCTCTGTTTGGCTTCTGGTCAGATCGCACACTCGCCACCAAAAAAATCATCCTGTTCGCCAATGTCTTTGAGATTGTTG GTAACTTCATGTATTTTATGGGATACTCCAAATGGTTATTGCTCTGCAGTCGTCTAGTCGCAG GTATTGGCACTGGCGCGGGATCATCGATCTTTGGCTTCTTGACTAGAAATACAGCCCCTGAGGATCGTTCGACTGTTTTCGCTGCGGTTATGGCCTGCCGTCAAGCTGGGCTTCTCATTG GTCCTGCATTCAATATCTTTCTCAGACTCTGTGACTTCCAGATCGGACCTTTTACAGTGAACAAATACACTTCCCCGGGG CTCTTCATGTGCCTGCTGTGGATCCTTCTTCAGTTTGTAGTCCTGTTCATGTACTGGGACTTCACTCCTCAAGAGGAGACGCGTCAGAGGAACGGAGTGGAGCGGGAGGAGGtggagcaggaggaagaggagggaaaACCTTTGGTTGGGCCCAACGAGCTCACTGGCTCATACGGGACGGTCACCAGCGTCAAGTCCAGAACCTCTTCAGTGGCCAACGGAGATGTGACCCATGTTTCCCCTCCGCCTTCACCTCCCCCCGAGGAGGTCAGCTCCAGTCCCTTCAAGAACTTCAGTGCCAGCAGAG AGTTCATCAGAGAGGAGGTGGTTGTGCTGTTGGCTGCTCAGTTTATCACACTGTTTAATCAGACAGCTCtggag ACGATGGTGACTCCTCTGACGCAGAAGTTCTTTAACTTTGGCGAGTTGGAGAACAGCATCATGTACTGTCTGTGTGGCGTTGAGGTGATTGCTGGCTTCCTGTTTGTGCGCTGGCTGAGCAAGCGTGTGGCGGAGCGAGTGGTGCTGGCCGTCGGCCTCATCCTCTGCAATATCTCCTGTGTCTGGTGCCTGATCTTCCTGGCCAATCCTCAGG GTGGATTCGCGTGGCAGCTGGCGGAGTTCATCATAGGTGTTTTCCTTCAGGTCCTGGGCCTTCCTTTTGTGGCAGTCGCCCAGGTGTCTCTCTTCTCCAAAATTACATCAGAGAAGACGCAAG GGTTCAGTCAGGGGATTCGGCGCTCTGTCGGAGGACTGGCCACCATTCTCGGGCCTCTCTGGGCGGGTGGTCTGACCTTTAACCTGTACGTAATGCTGGGGCTGATGATGGGTCTGCTGGCCCTGCTCACG ATCATGATGGTGGTGTCGTACGAGCGGCTGGTGGCGCCCGAAACTGTAGACCGTCCCACAGGAACTGAGTCTGAAGACTGA